DNA from Candidatus Dormiibacterota bacterium:
GGGACGCGACACTTCTGGTGATCGGGCTCGTGATCGGCTCGGCGGTGTTCCTGGTCACCGGGGGCCCGGGGGGCGTGGCGCACCTCCTTCCGTCGCCCGGTCTTCTCCTCGCCGGCTGGATCGCCGGTGGAGTCCTGTCATTCGCCGGCGCCCTGGTGTACGCCGAGCTGGGGGCCGCCCTGCCGCGCGCCGGGGGCCAGTACGTCTTCCTGCGCGAGGCGTACGGCGATCTCACCGGCTTCCTGTACGGCTGGACGCTCTTCGCCGTCATCCACACCGGAACGCTCGCCGCGCTGGCGGTCGGGTACGCGCGTTACTTCGGGCTCTTCGTCCCCGCGCTCGGCACCGACCGCACGCTCGCTTCGCTGCCGCTTCCCGGCCACACGCTCGCGATCTCGGCCGGCCAGCTCAACGCCGTCGCGGTGATCGTGTTCCTGTCGATCGTCAACTACTTCGGCGTGAAGGAAGGGAGCCTGTTCCAGGGGATCGTGACCGTCGTCAAGATCGCCTCCTTCGCCGGCTTCATGATCCTCGGGGTCGTCGTCGGCAGAGGGAGCTGGTCGCACTTCGTGCCGCTGTTCGGAGGGGCGGGCGCGGGAGGATTCGGCCTCGGCCCGTTCATCCTGTCGATGGTGGCGATGCTGTGGGCCTATGAGGGCTGGAACAACATCACCTTCACGGCGGGCGAGATCAAGGACCCGCAGCGCAACCTGCCGCTGTCTCTCATTCTGGGCATGAGCGCCATCACGCTGATCTACGTCGGCATGAACGTCGTCTATCTGTACGCCATGCCGGTGGGGGACATGATCTCGACCGGGACGATCGGCGAGGCAGCCGCGGGGCGGCTGTTCGGGCCGCTCGGGTCGAAACTGATGTCTCTGTCGGTCCTCGTCTCGGTGTTCGGCTGCATCTCCGCGACCGTCATCTCGGGCCCGCGCGTGTTCTACGCCATGGCGAACGACGGGTTGTTCTTCCGCGGGATCGCCGAAGTGCACCCGCGCCACCGCACGCCGGTGAAGGCGATCTTCTGGCAGTGCCTCTGGTCGAGCGCCCTCTGCCTGTCGGGCACGTACGACCAGCTCTACACGTTCGTGATCTTCGCGGCCGTCCTGTTCTACGCCCTCGCCGGCGCCTCGGTCATCGTGCTGCGCCGCCGCCACCCGGAGTGGCCGCGTCCTTACCGCACCTGGGGCTACCCAATGACGCCTATCGTCTACGTCGGGATCTGCGTCGTTGTCCTTGTCTACACCTTGGTCAACCAGCCGGTGGAGTCGGGATGGGGGCTGGCGATCCTCGCCTGCGGCCTGCCCGCCTACCTGTACTGGAAGCGGCGGAGGGACGGCGCCGCCGTGCGCGCGGCATGAGGAGCCACGCGATCGTCGGGTTCGTCGCCGCGCCGGCGCTCGCGGTCCTGGTGCTCGCGGCTGCGGGGCCGCGGCGCGACGCACCCCGCGCTCCGGCACCGGCGGGGACGGGCGCGGCGGGGATCTTCGGCTTCCACGCAGGGTCGCTGGCGCGCCAGAGGGAGATCGAAGCGCTCCTCCTCGGCCTGCCCGACGCGAAGCGCGTCGACGAGCACGCGCGCGTCCTCACCAAGGACCCGCACGTCGCCGGCACGCCGGAGAACGACGCCGTGGCGCGTTACATCTTCGAGCGTTTCAAGGAGGCCGGGCTCGAGACCACGATGAAGACCTACCAGGTGTACCTCGGGTACGTGAAGAGCGCCCTGCTCGAGCAGGTCGAGCCCGAGACGAAGCGCCTGACCCGTCCCGAGGAGGGGACGCCCGAGGACAAGGACGCGGCGGACCCGCGCGCGGCGCTCACCTGGAACGCCTACTCCCCGTCGTGCGACCTGACGCGCGAGGTGGTGTACGTGAACCACGCCCGCCCCGAGGATTTCGACGAGCTCGATCGCCTCGGGGTGTCGGTGAAGGACCGCCTGGTCCTGGCGCGCTACTTCGACGGATACCGCGGCGGCAAGGCGCAGGAGGCGGAGAAGCGCGGGGCGGCGGGCATCATCTTCTACAGCGACCCGATGGAGGACGGCTATTTCCGGGGCGACGTCTATCCGCGCGGACCGTGGGGCCCCGACGGCCACGTGCAGCGGGGGGCGGTGGTGTACGACTACATCGTCCCCGGCGACCCGCTGACACCGGGGTGGGCCTCGCTCCCCGGCGCGCGACGGATCAAGCCGGCCGAGTCGGAGATCCTGCCGCGCATCCCGGCCGTGCCGATCTCCGGACGGGACGCGCTGGTCGTCTTCAAGAGCCTGGCGGGGCCGGCGGTGCCGGAAGGCTGGCAGGGGGGCCTGCCGCTGACCTACCACGTCGGCCCCGGTCCGTCGCGCCTGCACCTCAAGATCGAAGCGTCGTTCGAGACGCGCGCCATCACCGACGTCATCGGCGTCCTGCGCGGCAGCGACGAGCCGGACCGGCAGATCATCCTCGGGAACCACCATGACGCGTGGGTGTACGGCGCGGTGGATCCGTCGAGCGGCACCGCGACGATGCTCGAGCTGGCGCGCGTCGCCGGCGAGCTCAAGAAGCGCGGCTACCCGCCCCGGCGCACGCTCGTGTTCGGCAATTGGGATGCCGAGGAATGGACGCTGACCGGCTCGACCGAGTGGGGCGAGGAGCGCCGCGACGACCTGGCGCGCAACGGTGTCGCCTGCCTCAACGTCGACTCATCGACCTCGGGTCCGACCTTCCAGGCGTCGGCGGTCCCGTCGATGCGGCGCCTGATCTCCGAGACGCTGCGCGACGTGCCCGATCCGCGGAGCGGCGCGGACCTCTACACCGCCACGCTGCGCGCCGCCGGCAGGGACAGCTTCAAGTCGACGTACAACGCCTCCTCGGTCGGGAAGCAGGAGCACGAGGTGACCTACGACATCCTGGGGAGCGGCTCGGACTACACCGTCTTCTTCAACCACATCGGCATCCCGTCGCTCGACGCCGGATTCGACGGCCCGTACGGCGTGTACCACTCGGTCCTGGACGATTACTTCTGGATGAGCCGCTTCGGCGATCCGGGATTCAAGTACCACACCGCGATGGTGCGGGTGTGGGGGCTCCTTGCCTACCGCCTCGCCAACGCCGACATCCTGCCGTTCGAGGAGTCACCCTACCCTGCGGACGTGGCGGCCTACCTGGACGACGTCGAGAAGGGGGCCCGCGCCGCGGCGCCGCGCGGCAAGGACGCGGCCGCATCCGGCGCGCTCCCCGACCTCGCGGACCTGCGAGCGGCGCTCGCCGAGTGGGATAAGGCGGCCGACGATCTCGACACGAGGGTCGCGGCGGCGCTCGGCGGGCCGTCGCGTCCCTCCCCCGAGGCGCTCACGCGCGTGAACACCGCGATCATGAAGACGGAGAGGGACCTCCTACGCGCGGACGGACTCCCGAAGCGACCCTGGTTCAAGCATCTCGTCTACGCACCCCTCCCGACCTACGCGGCGGAGACGCTTCCCGGATTGCGCGAGGCAGTCCACGACGGCGACGCCCACCGGGCACGCGAGCAGGCGCAGGCCCTGGCCGTCGCCATCCGTACGCGCGCGGCGACCATCGGAGAGGCTGCGAAAACGCTCGAACGCTGAACTTACGAGTGTGCCGGTGGAGAACTTCCCGTCTGTAGCGTAACGGCGCGGGATTCTTCCTCCAATAGCGCCGACAGCGATTGTTTCAGCGCGCTGTAATCCGCGACCGGAATTTCCCGCTTGGAGAACGTTATGGAGCGCTTCACCAGGAGCATGTCGCGCCCGTTGTCCCCCTTCACCTCGTAGCTGCTCGCCGCCGAGAATCCGGGCGCAGTGAGATTGCGCCCTTCAGGAAGCTTCCTGACGTGCTTGCCGGGAGGGAGGTAGAGACGCACTTCGGAGGTCTCGCTCGAGAGATTCTCGAAGAAGATCGGATGATGCCGACTGGATGGAGCGGCCATGCTCGCGACGTTGGGGAATCGAACGAGATGCAGTGAGAGAACATCAAGATTCCCAGCCCGTACGACGAATCGTGGGACTTTGAATCGGATGACCAGCTTCAATGAATCGTGAGCGTCCTTGGGCTGGATCACGTCGTGCCCCAGCAGCACCGCCCCGGGACAGATGCGGGCCATGAAGCGGGCCAGGGCGTCCTCTCTTTCGGTCGGCTTTGTGTCCGCGACGAAACCGGCGAACTCGGTCCTGTCCTGCCCGAACGCTTCGATGCTGTAGCTTCCCTCCAAGTCGCCGTTGTCGCCCAGTGACGCGGTCACCAGCCACTGGATCCGATTGTGATCCGCGGGGGACAACGGGGTCTGGATCATGTCCCCGGATCCATCCTCTTTCACCACCAGAGCGTTCGCGCCCTGGTCCCTCCAGGGCAGGTCGCCGAAAGGAGCGGTCTCCGAGGTAGGGTCCATGAGCAGATATCCGTCCGCCTCCGGCAGCGCGGCGATCACGTGGTTGAAGTCGGAAGATGGGTAATCCCGATCCGTGAGTCCCGATTCTCGTGTCCGTATCAGGACAGGGAAGGTCTGGACGCCCACGGCCTGCAGCATGGCGATGACGAGCGTCGCCTTATCCTTGCAGTCTCCATACCTGTTCTTGAAGACCGAGCCGTTGTCGTGGGGCTGCCAGCCTCCAATTCCCAGCTCGATCGCCACGTAGCTGATGCTCTTCTGGACGAACTCATAGACACGCTGCGCCTTGGCCACTGGATCCGAGAGCCCTGCCGTCAATTGCCGTGCTTTCGCGGCCACCTCTTCAGTAGGAATCTGCCTCTCGCGCGACAAGTCCCGCGTCCACCGGGCGATGCCGTTCCAATCCGTCGCGTCCACCCTGCTGTTGTCGTAGAGATAAGACCGTAGATAAATCCGCACGTGCGGAACAATGTCCCGATCCGGAGGCATCATCGTTTCGCTCTTGACGGCCTCCACGTCCTGTACCCGCCAACGGTGGGTCACCACACCGTCCTTTTCCTCGCTCCCGTATTCTGGCGAGCCCTGGACCGCGAAGCGCAACGGAAACGAGGAGTCGGCCCGCAGCGTAAAGGTTTTCGAGCGCACCGGAATCGTCTCTTGAAAGTCAAACCTGCTGTACCACTGCAGGTAGAACAGATTATGGAGATCCTGCTCGTACTGATATTCCAACGTGGCGCCTGGAACAAGCCCCGGAAATGTGACGGATCGATGCTTCGTGTCCCCATAGAGTTCGAACGATTCGAAGGCGGCTCCATCGAAAAACTGCTGTTTCTTGACCTCGGAGCGCTTCCCCTGCGGGGATATGACAGCGGCATGGAAATCGCGAACCGTGACGGAGGGGTTGTAATAGATCGAAGCAACGTCGAATTCATCGACTCCCTTGGCGGTCAGTATCTTGGTGCGATTGGAGTAATGGACGCGCGCCAGGGTTTCCGAGACGATCTCGATATCGAGGTGCTCCTCCAGGAGAACAGCATCCTGCCCGCTCTCGATGTCCGCGGCGCGTGGTGGAGAGGGACCCGGGGAGAAGGCAAGTGCAGAACAGGCGAGCCACACCCAGGCCACAATTCTTCGCGGCCCACTCACCCGACGGACACCGTGGCAGAAAATCGTCATGAACCGGATTGACAGTGTATGTGCTGCGAGTAGAATACCAGCAAACTTCTGTTCTGAATAGTCCCGAGATCGAAGGAGGCATCAATGACTGCAACCCTCCGCCGATGGCGCCACGCGTCGGTTCTTGCCTGCCTGGGCCTGATCTTGGCCATGCTCCCCGCGGATGGAAGTCACCTTGGGGCTCCGGCGCTGGCAGCCGACCGATCCGCGGAGGTCTGGCCCGAGATCTCCCCGGAGGAGCGGAGCCTCAAGCGCGTGGATCAGGATCCCGAGGCCGATGCGGTCGTGCTCCTGAACGAGCGCAATGGCAAGATCCTCAAGGAGGCTGACGAAATACTCAACGTGCTGGATTATCACCTGCGGTACAAGATTCTCACCGAGCGAGGGAAGCGCTACGGGGAGTTCGAGATTCCGGCCGGCAAATATTCACGCGTCAGCAACATCCGAGCGCGCACTGTGAAGCCTGACGGCACGGCGATCGTAGTTCCGTCCGATCAGATCTTCGAGAAAGTCGTCTTCCAGGTCGCTGACTACAAGGAGACCGCCTGGGTGTTCCATTTTCCCGCGGTCGAGCCGGGTGTCATCCTGGAGGTTCGATACGACCGCCATGACTACAGTCTCCTCTTCATCGACCCGTACTACTTCCCCCTGTCGGAATTCACCCTGAGGTCGCGCATGACGCAGGCGATTCCGGAGGACATGGGCTACACGGTTCTGTGCGATCTCTGCCCGAACAATCAACAGCCGACGGTGTCTCCCTGGCGCGAGGGCAAAGCGAAGGGCCAGATGTACACGATGGAGCTTCGCGATATTCCCGGCTACAAGTCCGAGGACCTGATGCCCCCGGAGAGGGACGCCAGCCCGAGGCTGGAGATGCTGCTGGCGCACTGGAAAAATCGCGCGATCTGGGGGCTCGGACGCCAGAATCAATTCTTCATCGACTGGCCGTCGGTGGCCCTGTATGCCTGGAGCTACTACCAGGATGCGATGAAGACAGGCCTGTCGGACATCAGGCCGGTCGTGGAGGGCTGGGTCCAGGGGATCAGCGACCCTCAGGAGAAGACGAAGGCGGTCTTCCGGCATGTCCAGCGAGACTTCCGCTATCGCCCCTTCGAGCGGGTCTTCGGTGCCTCGCACTCCATCGCCTGGATTCTCAAGAACAAGATGGCGGATAACGAAGACAAGGCGGTGTTGCTTATGACGGCTCTGAAGGCGATCGGCATCGATTCGCAGACTGCGCTCGTTTCCGGCAGGGACGGGGGATCGCTCAATCCGAACTTCTTCAGCTTCTCGCAGTTCACCCACACCGTGGTTGCCGTGCCCCAACAGGGAGGTTCTCCTCTGTGGCTTGATCCCACCGTCAGCTACTCGGCCTATGGCTTCGTTCCCTGGAAGGATTCGGGCGCAGACGCACTTCTGATCAAGGACGGCAAGGGTCAGATGCTCACGCTCCCGGTGAAAAATGAGCTGAGCGCCAGCAGGTACAAGGTGCTGGTGAAGCCGCGGAAGGACGGTCAGGCTGACGTTGACGTGGAGGCGGAATTCACCGGCGAAGACGCAGTTGACCTGCGCGAGGACTTGGTACCGGCCGCCGAGACGGCGCGCAAGACATACCTGGAGACCTGGGTTCAGAAGAAGCGCAACGGCGCCGTCCTGAGCTCCTACACGATCGAGGACATCGAGGATCAGGACAAGCCATTGCGTCTGAAGATGAGTCTGCAGATTCCCGGCCTGGTGACGAGCGCCGACGAGGTGGTGCTCGTTCGGGGGTGCGTGCTCACCTGCAAGGAGAGCAATCCAGTCTCCAGAGCACAGCGTCAATATCCCTTTTACGTCGATCGTGGTTGGAACGAGGACGAATCCGTCGTGATTCAGGCTCCCCAGGGTATGAAGCCATCCCAGGCACCGCCTCCTTTCAGCACCAGGTCGTCGGTTGCCACTCACACCTTCAGCTGCATGTCCCTGGAGGACAAGAGCATGAAATGCTCGCACGCGTTCGTCGCGCGGCGCAATCGCTGGCCGGCAAGCGAACAGACGAATGTGCGCGCCATGTTCGACAAGATCGTCGAGGCCGACCGCACGACCGTCGCCTTCGAGCGCTCCGATGCGACCTCGGCCGGAGGCCACTGAAGTCCCTTCGCGAGCAGGGAGGAACCGTGGATCACCAGGGCCTGCTGCGCAGTAAGTATGCGAGCGCGGTCATGGGCTTGCTGATATTCGCCGCATCAACCGACGCGATGTCCCTCCGCGCCGCGGTAAAGGACGAGGCAGTCCCCTGGCCGGAGATCTCGGAGCAGGAGCGCGCCCTGAAATCCGTCCAGCAGGATCCGGAGGCGGACGCGGTCATCCTGCGGCAGACGCGCCGGGGAAAGATCGTCGAGGAGAATCATTTCGTGACGAACTACCTCGACTATCACTGGCGCATGAAAATTCTCAATGAGAGGGGCAGGAAATACTCCGAAGTGCACATCCCCTCGCGCAAGTATTCCGAGGTCAGCGGAATCGAGGCGCGCACGATCAAGCCGGACGGCACGGTCCTGCCGGTTGCGCCGGACCAGATCTTCGAGAAGCTGGTCGAAAAGGGGCGGGGGTACAAGCTCACCGAATTCGTGTTCAATTTCCCCGGCGTGGAGCCGGGCGCCATCCTCGAGTATCGGTACAAACGGCACGTCAGCAGCATCATCTACATCGAGCCCTGGCTCTTCGCCGGTCCCGAGTTCACGCTCTACTCCCGGATGTCGCAGGCGGTCCACGAGGCCACCGCGTACAGGATCCTGTGCGACAAGTGTCCCAATCCGGAGCCCGAGTCGACGCCTTGGAAAGAAGGGAAGGTGAAGGGCAAGCTGCTGACGGTCGAGATGAAGGATGTCCCCGCCTACAGGGAGGAACGAATGATGCCGCCCGTGGCCGAGGTGAGTCCCCGCATCGAGATGGTGCTCAGGGCCCTCGAGGGGGCGCAGTGGGCGGCTCTCGGGCGGGAGGACAATCTCTTCACGGACTGGGATTCGGTAGCGAAATACACGCGCTTTTACTACGCGAAGGCCTACAAGCTCGACGAAGTCTCGATGAAACAGACGGTGAGCGGCTGGACCCAGGGGGTTGCGAGCCAGGACGAGAAGCTCAAGGCGATCTTCCGACACGTCACCGATGATTTCCGCTACGTGCCGTACGACGACGTGTACGCAAACACATCATCCGTCGGCGACATGCTCAAGAAGAAGTCGGCCGACAACGAGGAGAAGGCCGTCCTGCTCGTCGCCGCATTGCGGTCGATCGGAGTGCCGGCGAACATCGTCCTTGTGGTCGGGAAAGACAAGGGAACGCTGATCACGACCTACTATAGCCTCTCCCAGTTCAGCCACGTGATCGTCGCCGTGCCGCAGCCGGACAACACGGCGATCTGGCTCGATCCGACCGTCGCCTACCTCCCCTACGGCTTCATGCCCTGGCAGGACTCGGGGGCGGGGGCGCTGTACATCACCGAAACGGGTTCCGCGCTGATCAACCTGCCACAGAAGGACGAGATCAGCGGCACGCGCTACCAGATCACGGTCAAGCCGCGGGCGGAAGGCCCCGCGG
Protein-coding regions in this window:
- a CDS encoding amino acid permease produces the protein MTIPREATGTPPGGTVRSEAGDRGLIRALGLWDATLLVIGLVIGSAVFLVTGGPGGVAHLLPSPGLLLAGWIAGGVLSFAGALVYAELGAALPRAGGQYVFLREAYGDLTGFLYGWTLFAVIHTGTLAALAVGYARYFGLFVPALGTDRTLASLPLPGHTLAISAGQLNAVAVIVFLSIVNYFGVKEGSLFQGIVTVVKIASFAGFMILGVVVGRGSWSHFVPLFGGAGAGGFGLGPFILSMVAMLWAYEGWNNITFTAGEIKDPQRNLPLSLILGMSAITLIYVGMNVVYLYAMPVGDMISTGTIGEAAAGRLFGPLGSKLMSLSVLVSVFGCISATVISGPRVFYAMANDGLFFRGIAEVHPRHRTPVKAIFWQCLWSSALCLSGTYDQLYTFVIFAAVLFYALAGASVIVLRRRHPEWPRPYRTWGYPMTPIVYVGICVVVLVYTLVNQPVESGWGLAILACGLPAYLYWKRRRDGAAVRAA
- a CDS encoding M28 family metallopeptidase: MRSHAIVGFVAAPALAVLVLAAAGPRRDAPRAPAPAGTGAAGIFGFHAGSLARQREIEALLLGLPDAKRVDEHARVLTKDPHVAGTPENDAVARYIFERFKEAGLETTMKTYQVYLGYVKSALLEQVEPETKRLTRPEEGTPEDKDAADPRAALTWNAYSPSCDLTREVVYVNHARPEDFDELDRLGVSVKDRLVLARYFDGYRGGKAQEAEKRGAAGIIFYSDPMEDGYFRGDVYPRGPWGPDGHVQRGAVVYDYIVPGDPLTPGWASLPGARRIKPAESEILPRIPAVPISGRDALVVFKSLAGPAVPEGWQGGLPLTYHVGPGPSRLHLKIEASFETRAITDVIGVLRGSDEPDRQIILGNHHDAWVYGAVDPSSGTATMLELARVAGELKKRGYPPRRTLVFGNWDAEEWTLTGSTEWGEERRDDLARNGVACLNVDSSTSGPTFQASAVPSMRRLISETLRDVPDPRSGADLYTATLRAAGRDSFKSTYNASSVGKQEHEVTYDILGSGSDYTVFFNHIGIPSLDAGFDGPYGVYHSVLDDYFWMSRFGDPGFKYHTAMVRVWGLLAYRLANADILPFEESPYPADVAAYLDDVEKGARAAAPRGKDAAASGALPDLADLRAALAEWDKAADDLDTRVAAALGGPSRPSPEALTRVNTAIMKTERDLLRADGLPKRPWFKHLVYAPLPTYAAETLPGLREAVHDGDAHRAREQAQALAVAIRTRAATIGEAAKTLER
- a CDS encoding DUF3857 domain-containing protein; the protein is MAWVWLACSALAFSPGPSPPRAADIESGQDAVLLEEHLDIEIVSETLARVHYSNRTKILTAKGVDEFDVASIYYNPSVTVRDFHAAVISPQGKRSEVKKQQFFDGAAFESFELYGDTKHRSVTFPGLVPGATLEYQYEQDLHNLFYLQWYSRFDFQETIPVRSKTFTLRADSSFPLRFAVQGSPEYGSEEKDGVVTHRWRVQDVEAVKSETMMPPDRDIVPHVRIYLRSYLYDNSRVDATDWNGIARWTRDLSRERQIPTEEVAAKARQLTAGLSDPVAKAQRVYEFVQKSISYVAIELGIGGWQPHDNGSVFKNRYGDCKDKATLVIAMLQAVGVQTFPVLIRTRESGLTDRDYPSSDFNHVIAALPEADGYLLMDPTSETAPFGDLPWRDQGANALVVKEDGSGDMIQTPLSPADHNRIQWLVTASLGDNGDLEGSYSIEAFGQDRTEFAGFVADTKPTEREDALARFMARICPGAVLLGHDVIQPKDAHDSLKLVIRFKVPRFVVRAGNLDVLSLHLVRFPNVASMAAPSSRHHPIFFENLSSETSEVRLYLPPGKHVRKLPEGRNLTAPGFSAASSYEVKGDNGRDMLLVKRSITFSKREIPVADYSALKQSLSALLEEESRAVTLQTGSSPPAHS
- a CDS encoding DUF3857 domain-containing protein, which translates into the protein MTATLRRWRHASVLACLGLILAMLPADGSHLGAPALAADRSAEVWPEISPEERSLKRVDQDPEADAVVLLNERNGKILKEADEILNVLDYHLRYKILTERGKRYGEFEIPAGKYSRVSNIRARTVKPDGTAIVVPSDQIFEKVVFQVADYKETAWVFHFPAVEPGVILEVRYDRHDYSLLFIDPYYFPLSEFTLRSRMTQAIPEDMGYTVLCDLCPNNQQPTVSPWREGKAKGQMYTMELRDIPGYKSEDLMPPERDASPRLEMLLAHWKNRAIWGLGRQNQFFIDWPSVALYAWSYYQDAMKTGLSDIRPVVEGWVQGISDPQEKTKAVFRHVQRDFRYRPFERVFGASHSIAWILKNKMADNEDKAVLLMTALKAIGIDSQTALVSGRDGGSLNPNFFSFSQFTHTVVAVPQQGGSPLWLDPTVSYSAYGFVPWKDSGADALLIKDGKGQMLTLPVKNELSASRYKVLVKPRKDGQADVDVEAEFTGEDAVDLREDLVPAAETARKTYLETWVQKKRNGAVLSSYTIEDIEDQDKPLRLKMSLQIPGLVTSADEVVLVRGCVLTCKESNPVSRAQRQYPFYVDRGWNEDESVVIQAPQGMKPSQAPPPFSTRSSVATHTFSCMSLEDKSMKCSHAFVARRNRWPASEQTNVRAMFDKIVEADRTTVAFERSDATSAGGH
- a CDS encoding DUF3857 domain-containing protein encodes the protein MGLLIFAASTDAMSLRAAVKDEAVPWPEISEQERALKSVQQDPEADAVILRQTRRGKIVEENHFVTNYLDYHWRMKILNERGRKYSEVHIPSRKYSEVSGIEARTIKPDGTVLPVAPDQIFEKLVEKGRGYKLTEFVFNFPGVEPGAILEYRYKRHVSSIIYIEPWLFAGPEFTLYSRMSQAVHEATAYRILCDKCPNPEPESTPWKEGKVKGKLLTVEMKDVPAYREERMMPPVAEVSPRIEMVLRALEGAQWAALGREDNLFTDWDSVAKYTRFYYAKAYKLDEVSMKQTVSGWTQGVASQDEKLKAIFRHVTDDFRYVPYDDVYANTSSVGDMLKKKSADNEEKAVLLVAALRSIGVPANIVLVVGKDKGTLITTYYSLSQFSHVIVAVPQPDNTAIWLDPTVAYLPYGFMPWQDSGAGALYITETGSALINLPQKDEISGTRYQITVKPRAEGPAELDVVAEFQGEDAIEMRQELLPASESARTAYLQSWLKEKRPGAALKSFQAEDLEAIDKPLRLKMTIEAPELVTKAESLLLVRGCVLGCEDSNPISRAERSYPFYVDRGVNSEQTVTIVPPAGMKAAAPPKPVALKSVLGSLTVSCSSQGDGSMRCTRRFTAPRGRWPAAEQDNIRKMFGSIVEADRTMVAFQEGS